Genomic segment of Vitis riparia cultivar Riparia Gloire de Montpellier isolate 1030 chromosome 19, EGFV_Vit.rip_1.0, whole genome shotgun sequence:
GCAATGTCTCTGTCAAAAAATTATTGAGCTCCTATAAGTTGCAGAGCTGCATAAGAAAGCTACACCTTCAATGCTGCAGCAAAATGACCTCACTCGAACTATCGCCTGCATGTGTTCAAACAATGGTGCACCTGGAGACGCTTCAGATAAGTAGTTGTAACGATCTGAAAGAAGTGAAAATTAATGAGAAAGACGAAGGGAAGCAAGAATTTATATCAAGATATAGCGTGGTTCTTTCAGAGTTCTGCAAGCTTCATGAAGTACACATTATTTCTTGCTCCAAATTGCTCAACTTGACATGGCTTATTTATGCTCCATGTCTTCAATTGCTTGCTGTCAGCGCTTGTAAATCAATGGAAGAAGTGATCGGTGACGATGATGGAGGCGGTAGAGCTTCAGTCGGAGAAGAGAATTCAGGGTTATTCTCAAGACTCACAACTCTGCAATTGGAGGGTCTGCCAAAGCTGAAGAGCATCTGCAACTGGGTCTTGCCTCTTCCTTCCCTGACAATGATTTATGTTCATTCCTGCGAAAGCCTGAGGAAGCTCCCATTTGATTCCAACACTGGAAAGAACAGTTTAAAGAAAATCCAAGCAGAACAAAATTGGTGGGAAGGGTTGCAGTGGGAGGATGAATCCATTAAGCAGAGTTTCAGTCCATTTTTCATGCCTTCAGAATACATGGATCTCTATCAGGTCTTAGGATATGGTTATTGATCAAGGAAGGAGATGATGCTGGACATGCTATCAGACGCACCGGCCGCGAAAAGTCTCTGCACAAGCATCTCTTTCCTGGCAGCTGCTGGCCTCCTTCTCAGGGTATTTTCCTCTCATTTCCTTTCCTATTCTTTAGCTAATGGAATGAGTGCAAACGCTGCATTCTTTATTAACAATTTCCCTTGTTTACTTTTTCAATTAAACAGTTACAAATGCTGCAAATTTGACAAATAAATTACAGATGAAAGGCAAAATATTGTCCAAGCTCTTTTTATGTTGCTTTTATGCGTTGAACTTTAGATTGTTCTCCAGAAGTTTTTGGTCTTCTAGATGAAGTTTCCTCTAGAAAACTTGCATATTCATATATACACAAAATTTTCAGCTTCCAGTTGAGATTGTAGTTCATATAAAATGATTAGGATGCCAGTACAAAGACTAAACTGGTCGTTGTCGATATTGGCAATTACAAACTGACTGGCAGTTGTGTTGTTTCTGCAGGACTAGTTTTCAAGGATTGATCATGGATGTTGGATGTTATGAGGAACCCTAACTGTACTGGCATGTTGTTTGTGTGTTGCATGTAAACCTCTGAAATATGCAGTGGAATCTTTTGTTTCGTTACGTCTATAAGAGACATGTATGCTATTAAATTTGATGCCTCTCTGATATTGCCATACAGTAGTAATAGTAGATGTTTCAGCCAACATGCTCACATGGCCAATATCTGTTCTGAGTTTTCCTTGGTAGCCATGGCAGAAGAGAGTGCAGAAAGCACCCTAACACCCATGGTTATTATCACCCTCATTTCACCTTCCTCAAACCCAACCAAACTAATCTCCATAATCTATTCCTTGGCTATGACCTTCTCGGTTATCTTCAAGGCTCTTTTAACTACATATATCCAAGCT
This window contains:
- the LOC117909530 gene encoding probable disease resistance protein At5g47260, producing the protein MHGGSHHSDEISLFDRICEENILCGGKKALLQELESLEYINEISIILHSNVSVKKLLSSYKLQSCIRKLHLQCCSKMTSLELSPACVQTMVHLETLQISSCNDLKEVKINEKDEGKQEFISRYSVVLSEFCKLHEVHIISCSKLLNLTWLIYAPCLQLLAVSACKSMEEVIGDDDGGGRASVGEENSGLFSRLTTLQLEGLPKLKSICNWVLPLPSLTMIYVHSCESLRKLPFDSNTGKNSLKKIQAEQNWWEGLQWEDESIKQSFSPFFMPSEYMDLYQVLGYGY